Within the Pseudomonas putida genome, the region AAACGCACCCAGCTTTCGCCGTTGCGCTTGAAACGCTTGATGTCGCGGGCACTCAGGGACGCGGTCTTGGCGCCGGTGTCGAGTTTGGCGGCCACTTCCAGGTCGAGTTCGCCAAGGCGGGCGTATTCATTAAGACCGTACACGGTCTTGCCCGCCGCCTGGCCAAGGGCCGGCAGCAGGGTGAGGCATAACAGCAATAAAACGGGTGTAAGTCTCATAGTCCTGGCGCGGTGCTGTGCTGGGTTCGGGGCAAGGCGACTGGCAGGTACTGCACAAGCTTCCTCGGTTGATCTGTCAACAACATGAATGGATGACAGAAACGCTATCCATACTCCGTTGGAGGCGCGGCATTCTATCACGCCGAGGCCTTGGCGCCAGCGCGTCGCGATCTGACAACGCCATCACTCACTAAGTTCGCGCCTGAAAGATTGTCGACAATGTTCAATTTTGCTTTGACTGCTTGAGCTTGTTTCGTTAGTTTCTGTTCAGGAGCTTACCAAGGTGTCAACAATATGCTGGACCTCATGACCCCCAGCCCCTCGATGTCGGATGAAACGGAAACCTTGTCCGAGAATGTTTTCCGGCGCATCCAGGCTGCGATCGTCAGCGGGGAAATTGCCCCAGGCAGCAAGATCTCCGAGCCGGAGCTCGCGCGAACCTATGGCATCAGCCGGGGCCCGCTGCGTGAGGCCATCCATCGCCTGGAGGGCCAGCGCCTGTTGGTGCGGGTGCCGCATGTGGGCGCGCGCGTGGTGTCGCTCAGCCATGCCGAACTGATCGAGTTGTACGAAATCCGTGAGTCGCTCGAGGGCATGGCATGCCGCCTGGCCGCCGAGCGCATGAGCCAGGGCGAAATCGATGAGCTGCGCCGGGTGCTGGACACCCACGAGCGCGACGCAGCGTTCCAGGCGGGGCTGGGCTACTACCAGCAGGAAGGCGATTACGACTTCCATTACCGGATCATCCAGGGCAGTGGCAACCAGACCCTGGTCAAGATGCTCTGCGGCGAGCTGTACCAGCTGGTGCGCATGTACCGCATCCAGTTTTCCGCCACACCCAACCGACCACGCCAGGCTTTTGCCGAACACCACCGCATTCTCGATGCCATCGCCGACCGTGACGGCGAGCTTGCCGAACTCCTGATGCGCCGCCACATCGGCGCGTCCAAACGCAACATCGAGCGTCACTACCTGGACGCCAACAACAACAGCCTTTGAGGTGAGAAATGACTGTGAAGAGCACCCCTGGTCAGCGTTTTCGCGATGCCGTTGCCGCCGAACATCCTCTGCAGGTGGTCGGTGCCATCAACGCCAACCATGCGCTGCTGGCCAAGCGCGCCGGCTTCAAGGCCATCTACCTGTCCGGTGGGGGTGTCGCCGCGGGTTCGCTGGGCTTGCCGGACCTGGGCATTACCGGTCTGGATGACGTGCTGACCGATGTGCGGCGCATCACCGACGTGTGCGACCTGCCATTGCTGGTAGATGTCGACACCGGCTTCGGCGCCTCGGCCTTCAACGTTGCGCGCACCGTGCGTTCGATGAGCAAGTTCGGTGCTGCCGCCATTCATATCGAAGATCAGGTGGGCGCCAAGCGCTGCGGCCACCGGCCGAACAAAGAGATCGTCTCCCAGCAGGAGATGGTTGACCGCATCAAGGCTGCGGTCGATGCCCGTACCGATGACAGCTTCGTGATCATGGCCCGTACCGATGCCCTGGCCGTGGAAGGCCTGAACGCAGCGCTGGACCGTGCTGCCGCCTGCATCGAGGCCGGAGCCGACATGATTTTCCCTGAGGCCATTACCGAACTGCAGATGTACAAGACCTTTGCCGACCGGGTGAAGGCGCCGATCCTGGCCAATATCACCGAGTTCGGTGCCACGCCATTGTTCACCACCGAGGAGCTGGCAGGGGTGGACGTGTCGTTGGTGCTGTACCCGTTGTCGGCGTTCCGCGCCATGAACAAGGCCGCCGAGAATGTCTACACCGCACTGCGTCGCGACGGCACGCAGAAGAATGTGATCGACACCATGCAGACCCGCATGGAGCTCTACGATGCCATTGGCTACCACGCGTTCGAGCAAAGCCTCGATGCGCTGTTTGCCCAGAAGAAAGGCTGAGCCCATGCTGGCCTCATCGCCGGCAAGCCGGCTCCCACAGGTACAGCGCCTGCCAGGAGCTTGCACACAGATACAGCACCAAGATAGAGGCTTGCACACAGGTACAGCACCAATACAGAGGCTTGCACAGTTGACTGTGGGAGCCGGCTTGCCGGCGATGAGGCCGGTACAGGCAGCCTGAATCAGCCAGAACGATATCCATAACAAGTTCAAGAAAGGAGAAACACCATGGCCGAAGCAAAAGTACTCAGCGGCGCAGGCCTGCGTGGCCAGGTGGCCGGTCAGACCGCACTGTCGACCGTAGGCCAGGCCGGAGCCGGCCTGACTTACCGGGGCTATGATGTGCGCGACCTGGCAGCAGGCGCCGAATTCGAAGAAGTGGCGTACCTGCTGCTATACGGCGAGTTGCCCAGCGAAGCAGAACTTGCCGATTACAAACACAAGCTCAAGGGCCTGCGCGACCTGCCGCAGGCACTCAAAGAAGTGCTCGAGCGCATCCCGCGCGACGCCCACCCGATGGACGTCATGCGCACCGGCTGTTCGGTGCTGGGTACGCTGGAACCAGAGTTGACCTTCGACGCCCAGCAGGACAAGACCGATCGCCTGCTGGCACTGTTCCCGGCGGTGATGTGCTACTGGTACCGCTTCACCCACCATGGCGTACGTATCGATTGCACCAGCGATGAGGACACCCTTGGCGGCCATTTCCTGCACCTGTTGCACGGCAAGAAGCCGAGCGAGTTGCACGTCAAGGTAATGAACGTTTCGCTGATCCTGTATGCAGAGCACGAGTTCAACGCATCGACCTTCACCGCCCGGGTCTGCGCCTCGACCCTGTCGGACCTGTACTCCTGCGTGACGGCAGCCATCGGCTCACTGCGCGGCCCACTGCACGGCGGCGCCAACGAGGCGGCGATGGAGCTGATCGAGCGCTTCCAGAATCCCCAGGAAGCTACCGCAGAGTTGCTGCGCATGCTCGAGCGCAAGGACAAGATCATGGGCTTCGGCCATGCAATCTACAAAGAGTCCGACCCGCGCAACGAGGTGATCAAGGGGTGGTCGAAACAATTAGCCGATGCAGTCGGCGACAAGGTGCTGTTCCCGGTCTCCGAAGCCATCGACAAGACCATGTGGGAGCAGAAACGTCTGTTCCCCAACGCCGATTTCTACCATGCATCGGCGTACCACTTCATGGGCATCCCGACCAAGCTGTTCACCCCGATCTTTGTCTGCTCGCGCCTGACCGGCTGGGCTGCGCATGTGTTCGAACAGCGCGCCAACAACCGCATCATCCGCCCGAGCGCCGAGTATGTCGGTGTCGAGCAGCGCCCGTTCGTGCCGATCGAGCAGCGCTGAAACAGCAGGCCCTGTAGCCAACCTGTGGGAGCCGGCTTGCCGGCGATGAAGGCGCCGCCTGATCCGGCCCGATCGCCGGCAACCCTGCTCCCATGATGACTGCAGCGCCTGTGCGTGTATCCACGACCGTAACGTGACCGAGCCTGATAATTCTATGAACACCGCATACCGCAAAAACCTGCCAGGCACGGACCTGGACTATTTCGACGCCCGTGCCGCGGTCGAGGCCATCAAGCCGGGTGCCTACGACAACCTGCCTTACACCTCGCGGGTGCTCGCCGAAAACCTGGTGCGCCGCTGCGACCCTGCAAGCCTGAATGCCTCGCTCGGCCAGCTGATCGAACGCAAGCGCGATCTCGACTTCCCGTGGTTCCCGGCCCGCGTGGTGTGCCACGACATCCTCGGCCAGACCGCGCTGGTCGACCTCGCCGGCCTGCGCGACGCCATCGCCGAGAAGGGTGGCGACCCGGCGGCGGTCAACCCGGTCGTGCCGGTGCAACTGATCGTCGACCACTCGCTGGCCGTCGAGTGCGGTGGCTTCGACCCGCAGGCCTTTGACAAGAACCGCGCCATCGAAGACCGTCGCAACGAAGACCGCTTCCACTTCATCAACTGGACCAAGAAGGCGTTCAAGAACGTCGATGTGATCCAGCCCGGTAACGGCATCATGCACCAGATCAACCTGGAGAAAATGTCGCCGGTTGTCCACAGCGATGGCGGTGTGGCCTACCCGGACACTTGCGTGGGCACCGACAGCCATACCCCGCATGTCGACGCCCTGGGCGTGATCGCCATCGGCGTTGGCGGCCTTGAAGCTGAAAACGTCATGCTGGGCCGCGCCTCGTGGATGCGCCTGCCGGAAATCGTCGGCGTGGAGCTCAGCGGCACGCTGGCAGCCACTATCACCGCTACCGACCTGGTGCTGGCCTTGACCGAGTTCCTGCGCAAGCAGAAGGTGGTTGGCGCCTACCTCGAGTTCTACGGCGAAGGTGCACGCGCCCTGACGCTCGGCGACCGTGCGACCATCTCCAACATGGCGCCGGAATACGGTGCAACCGCTGCAATGTTCGCCATCGACCAGCAGACCATCGACTACCTGAAACTGACCGGCCGTGAAGATCAGCAGGTCAAGTTGGTGGAGACCTACGCCAAAGCCACGGGCTTGTGGGCTGACGCCCTAGCCAACGCCGAATACGAACGCGTGCTGAGCTTCGACCTGTCGAGCGTGGTGCGCAACATGGCCGGGCCGTCCAACCCGCATGCCCGGGTTGCCACCAGCGACCTGGCGGCCAAGGGAATCGCCGGTGCCTGGGACGAGGTGCCGGGGCAGATGCCTGACGGCGCAGTGATCATCGCTGCGATCACCAGCTGCACCAATACCAGCAACCCGCGCAACGTGATCGCCGCCGGCCTGCTGGCGCGCAATGCCAACAAGCTCGGCCTGACGCGCAAGCCGTGGGTCAAGTCGTCGCTCGCCCCAGGCTCCAAGGCCGTGCAGCTGTACCTGGAAGAAGCGGGGCTGGAGAAGGAGCTGGAGCAACTGGGCTTCGGTATCGTCGCCTTCGCCTGTACCACCTGCAACGGCATGTCCGGGGCGTTGGACCCGGTGATCCAGCAGGAAATCATCGACCGTGACCTCTATGCGACGGCGGTGCTCTCGGGCAACCGCAACTTCGATGGACGCATCCACCCGTACGCCAAGCAGGCATTTCTGGCCTCGCCGCCGCTGGTGGTGGCCTATGCCATTGCCGGCACCATTCGCTTCGACATCGAGAAAGATGTGCTGGGCGTGGTCGATGGTCAGGAAATCCGCCTCAAGGACATCTGGCCGAGCGACGAAGAGATCGACGCGGTGGTGCGCGCTGCGGTCAAGCCGGAGCAGTTCCGCAAGGTGTACATCCCGATGTTCGCTATCGAGCAAGACCGAGGGCCGAAAGTGGCGCCGCTTTACCAGTGGCGTCCGACGAGCACCTATATCCGCCGCCCGCCCTACTGGGAAGGCGCCTTGGCCGGTGGGCGCACGTTGCGCGGCATGCGTGCGTTGGCGGTGCTGCCGGACAACATCACCACCGATCACCTGTCACCTTCCAATGCCATCCTGCTCGACAGCGCGGCGGGTGAATACCTGGCCAAAATGGGCCTGCCGGAGGAGGACTTCAACTCCTACGCCACCCACCGCGGCGACCACCTGACGGCGCAGCGTGCCACCTTCGCCAACCCCAAGCTGTTCAACGAGATGGTGCGCAAGGCCGATGGCAGCGTGCAGCAGGGTTCGCTGGCGCGCCTGGAGCCGGAGGGCAAGGTGATTCGCATGTGGGAAGCCATCGAAACCTACATGCAGCGCAAGCAGCCGCTGATCATCGTCGCCGGTGCCGACTACGGCCAAGGCTCGTCCCGCGACTGGGCGGCCAAGGGTGTGCGGCTTGCCGGAGTCGAGGCGATCGTTGCCGAGGGCTTCGAGCGCATCCACCGCACCAACCTGGTGGGCATGGGCGTGTTGCCGCTCGAGTTCCTGCCGGGCACCGACCGCAAGACCCTGGGCCTGGATGGCAGCGAGATGTATGACGTGGCAGGTGAGCGCAAGCCGCGTGCAGCCTTGACGCTGGTGATAACGCGCAGCAATGGCGAACGGTTCGAGGTGCCGGTGACCTGCCGGCTCGATACCGCCGAAGAGGTGTCGATCTACGAGGCGGGCGGGGTGCTGCAGCGCTTCGCCCAGGACTTCCTCGAGGCGTCGGCCTGAGTAGTCGGCGCCTGTTCTGCAGCCCGTCGCCGGCAAGCCGGTGATGGGCTGCAGAACAGGCGCCAAGGGTTATTGCATATTCAGACAGGACAGCACAGCCATGGCACACGCACCGCAAATCAAGATCCCCGCCACCTACATCCGCGGCGGCACCAGCAAAGGCGTGTTCTTCCGCCTGCAGGACCTCCCTGAGCGAGCGCAAGCTCCAGGGCCGGCCCGTGACGCACTGCTGCTGCGGGTCATCGGCAGCCCTGACCCTTACGCCAAGCAGATCGATGGCATGGGCGGCGCTACCTCAAGCACCAGCAAAACCGTGATCCTGTCGCAAAGCACCCAGCCCGACCATGACGTCGACTACCTGTTCGGCCAGGTCGCCATCGACAAGGCCTTCGTCGACTGGAGCGGCAACTGCGGCAACCTGTCTGCTGCTGTCGGATCGTTCGCAATCAGCAGCGGCTTGGTCGAGCCGTCGCGCATCCCGCGCAATGGCGTGGCCACCGTGCGTATCTGGCAGGCCAATATCGGCAAGACCATCATCGCTCATGTACCGATCACCGAAGGCGAGGTGCAGGAAACGGGCGACTTCGAACTCGACGGCGTGACGTTCCCGGCCGCCGAGGTGCAACTGGAATTCCTTGATCCGGCGGCCGATGAGGGCGAGGGCGGCGGTGCGATGTTCCCTACCGGCAACTTGGTGGATGAACTGGAGGTGCCCGGTATCGGTACCTTCAAAGCCACCTTGATCAACGCCGGTATCCCGACCATTTTCCTCAATGCCGCCGACATCGGTTATGCCGGCACCGAACTGCAGGATGCGATCAACGGTGATGCGCAGGCGTTGGCGCGTTTCGAGGCGATCCGTGCCCATGGCGCCGTGCGCATGGGGCTGATCGAGCATGCCGATCAGGCGGCCGGGCGTCAGCACACGCCGAAGGTGGCTTTCGTTGCACCGCCAAGCACCTACACTGCCTCCAGTGGCAAGGCTGTCGAGGCGGCTGACATTGACCTGCTGGTGCGTGCACTTTCCATGGGCAAGTTGCACCACGCGATGATGGGTACTGCTGCGGTGGCCATCGGTACCGCTGCTGCCATTCCAGGTACGCTGGTCAACCTCGCTGCTGGCGGGGGCGAGCGCAGTGCCGTGCGCTTCGGCCATCCCTCCGGCACCTTGCGGGTCGGGGCTCAGGCCAGCCAGGTGGAGGGCGAGTGGGCGGTGACCAAGGCAATCATGAGTCGTAGTGCCCGTGTATTGATGGAAGGCTGGGTGAGGGTACCTGGCGACAGCTTCTGACGCACTTGGCGCTTGGCTTTGAATCAGCAAGGCCGCTACGCGGTCCAGCGCCGGCAAGCCGGTTCCTGCATCGACCTTGTGGGAGCCGCATTGCCGGCGCCGGGTGGCGTAGCAGCCCCAATCAAAGGAGCTGCAAATGAGCGCCAACGTAGACCTGAACGAGCGCCCTGACTATGACGGGGTGCTGCAAACCCTTGCCGATTACGTTCTTAGCTACCGCGTCGAGTCCTCCGAAGCGCTGGACACCGCACGCAACTGCCTGATGGACACCCTGGGCTGTGGCCTGTTGGCCCTGCGCTTTCCAGAGTGCACCAAGCACCTCGGCCCGCTGGTGGAGGGTACGGTGGTACCTAATGGCGCCCGGGTGCCGGGCACCAGTTACCGGCTCGACCCGGTCAAGGCCGCCTGGGATATCGGCTGCACCGTGCGCTGGCTGGATTACAACGATACCTGGCTTGCCGCCGAGTGGGCCCACCCTTCCGATAACCTCGGGGGGATCCTTGCGGTAGCTGATCACTTGTCGCAAAAACAGGTGGCCAGGGGTGAAAGCCCGCTGTTGATGCGCGAAGTGCTTGAGGCCATGGTCATGGCCCATGAGATTCAGGGTGTGCTGGCCCTGGAGAACGCCTTCAATCGCGTCGGGCTGGACCACGTGCTGCTGGTCAAGGTGGCGTCCACGGCCGTGTGCGCCAAGCTGATGGGTGCCAACCGTGAACAACTGCTCTCGGCCCTGTCTCATGCCTTCGTCGATGGGCAGGCGCTGCGCACCTACCGCCATGCACCCAATGCCGGCTCGCGCAAGTCGTGGGCTGCCGGCGATGCGTCCAGCCGGGGCGTGCGCCTGGCCGATATCGCGCTGCGTGGCGAGATGGGTGTGCCTGGTGTGCTGACTGCGCCGCAGTGGGGTTTTTACGACGTGTCGTTCAGCCACACCAACAAGGACCTGGCGCTCAAGCCTTCTGCCCAGCAGGCGCTCCGCGTACCGCAAGCGTTGGCCAGTTACGTAATGGAAAACGTGTTGTTCAAGGTCAGCTTCCCGGCCGAGTTCCACGCCCAGACCGCCTGTGAAGCGGCAGTCAGCCTGCATCCGCAAGTGCGTAACCGCCTGCACGAAGTCGACCGTATCGTCATCACCACCCAGGAATCGGCCATTCGCATCATCACCAAGGTCGGCCCGCTGGCCAATGCTGCCGATCGCGACCACTGCCTGCAGTACATGGTGGCGGTGCCGCTCATCTTCGGTCATCTGGTGGCCGAGCATTACGAGGATGCTTTCCACGCTGCGCATCCGAGCATCGATCGTCTACGGGAAAAGATGGAAGTGGTCGAGGACCCTCGTTTCAGCCGCGAATACCTGGAGCCGGACAAGCGCTCGATCGCCAATGGCTTGCAGGTGTTCTTCAAGGATGGCAGCAGTACCGAACAGGTAGTGGTGGAGTACCCGGTCGGGCACCGGCGCCGACGCGGGGAGGGCATCCCCTTGCTTGAGGCCAAGTTCAGGGACAACTTGGCGACGCGGTTTTCGCGTCAGCGTTGCCTGGAGATTTTCGCGCTGTGTGGCGATCAACAACGGCTGGAGGGCACGGCGGTCCACCGCTTTGTGGATTTGTTCGTGATCTGAGGCGAGCACGGGCAATAAAAAACCCGGCATGAATGCCGGGTTTTTTGTGGCTTACAGCTGATTAGGCTTGAACAACCGGGATCTTGGCGTTGGCCGCAGCTTCGCGGAACTCTGCGATCTGGTCGAAGCTCAGGTAGCGGTAAACGTCGGCAGCCATGCTGTCGATGTCTTTCGCGTACTGCATGTACTCCTCGACGGTCGGCAGTTTGCCGATGATCGATGCGACAGCAGCCAGCTCGGCCGATGCCAGGTAGACGTTGGTGGCGTCGCCCAGGCGGTTCGGGAAGTTACGGGTCGAAGTGGAGACCACGGTCGAACCGGTCTGCACACGTGCCTGGTTGCCCATGCACAGCGAGCAGCCTGGCATTTCCATGCGCGCACCGGCCTTGCCGTAGATGCCGTAGTAGCCTTCTTCGGTCAGCTGGTGAGCGTCCATCTTGGTCGGCGGAGCCAGCCACAGACGGGTCGGAATACCGCCCTTGACCTTCTCCAGCAGCTTACCGGCAGCGCGGAAGTGGCCAATGTTGGTCATGCACGAACCGATGAACACTTCGTCGATCTTCT harbors:
- a CDS encoding GntR family transcriptional regulator, whose protein sequence is MLDLMTPSPSMSDETETLSENVFRRIQAAIVSGEIAPGSKISEPELARTYGISRGPLREAIHRLEGQRLLVRVPHVGARVVSLSHAELIELYEIRESLEGMACRLAAERMSQGEIDELRRVLDTHERDAAFQAGLGYYQQEGDYDFHYRIIQGSGNQTLVKMLCGELYQLVRMYRIQFSATPNRPRQAFAEHHRILDAIADRDGELAELLMRRHIGASKRNIERHYLDANNNSL
- the prpB gene encoding methylisocitrate lyase, whose translation is MTVKSTPGQRFRDAVAAEHPLQVVGAINANHALLAKRAGFKAIYLSGGGVAAGSLGLPDLGITGLDDVLTDVRRITDVCDLPLLVDVDTGFGASAFNVARTVRSMSKFGAAAIHIEDQVGAKRCGHRPNKEIVSQQEMVDRIKAAVDARTDDSFVIMARTDALAVEGLNAALDRAAACIEAGADMIFPEAITELQMYKTFADRVKAPILANITEFGATPLFTTEELAGVDVSLVLYPLSAFRAMNKAAENVYTALRRDGTQKNVIDTMQTRMELYDAIGYHAFEQSLDALFAQKKG
- the prpC gene encoding bifunctional 2-methylcitrate synthase/citrate synthase: MAEAKVLSGAGLRGQVAGQTALSTVGQAGAGLTYRGYDVRDLAAGAEFEEVAYLLLYGELPSEAELADYKHKLKGLRDLPQALKEVLERIPRDAHPMDVMRTGCSVLGTLEPELTFDAQQDKTDRLLALFPAVMCYWYRFTHHGVRIDCTSDEDTLGGHFLHLLHGKKPSELHVKVMNVSLILYAEHEFNASTFTARVCASTLSDLYSCVTAAIGSLRGPLHGGANEAAMELIERFQNPQEATAELLRMLERKDKIMGFGHAIYKESDPRNEVIKGWSKQLADAVGDKVLFPVSEAIDKTMWEQKRLFPNADFYHASAYHFMGIPTKLFTPIFVCSRLTGWAAHVFEQRANNRIIRPSAEYVGVEQRPFVPIEQR
- the acnD gene encoding Fe/S-dependent 2-methylisocitrate dehydratase AcnD, producing the protein MNTAYRKNLPGTDLDYFDARAAVEAIKPGAYDNLPYTSRVLAENLVRRCDPASLNASLGQLIERKRDLDFPWFPARVVCHDILGQTALVDLAGLRDAIAEKGGDPAAVNPVVPVQLIVDHSLAVECGGFDPQAFDKNRAIEDRRNEDRFHFINWTKKAFKNVDVIQPGNGIMHQINLEKMSPVVHSDGGVAYPDTCVGTDSHTPHVDALGVIAIGVGGLEAENVMLGRASWMRLPEIVGVELSGTLAATITATDLVLALTEFLRKQKVVGAYLEFYGEGARALTLGDRATISNMAPEYGATAAMFAIDQQTIDYLKLTGREDQQVKLVETYAKATGLWADALANAEYERVLSFDLSSVVRNMAGPSNPHARVATSDLAAKGIAGAWDEVPGQMPDGAVIIAAITSCTNTSNPRNVIAAGLLARNANKLGLTRKPWVKSSLAPGSKAVQLYLEEAGLEKELEQLGFGIVAFACTTCNGMSGALDPVIQQEIIDRDLYATAVLSGNRNFDGRIHPYAKQAFLASPPLVVAYAIAGTIRFDIEKDVLGVVDGQEIRLKDIWPSDEEIDAVVRAAVKPEQFRKVYIPMFAIEQDRGPKVAPLYQWRPTSTYIRRPPYWEGALAGGRTLRGMRALAVLPDNITTDHLSPSNAILLDSAAGEYLAKMGLPEEDFNSYATHRGDHLTAQRATFANPKLFNEMVRKADGSVQQGSLARLEPEGKVIRMWEAIETYMQRKQPLIIVAGADYGQGSSRDWAAKGVRLAGVEAIVAEGFERIHRTNLVGMGVLPLEFLPGTDRKTLGLDGSEMYDVAGERKPRAALTLVITRSNGERFEVPVTCRLDTAEEVSIYEAGGVLQRFAQDFLEASA
- the prpF gene encoding 2-methylaconitate cis-trans isomerase PrpF, whose product is MAHAPQIKIPATYIRGGTSKGVFFRLQDLPERAQAPGPARDALLLRVIGSPDPYAKQIDGMGGATSSTSKTVILSQSTQPDHDVDYLFGQVAIDKAFVDWSGNCGNLSAAVGSFAISSGLVEPSRIPRNGVATVRIWQANIGKTIIAHVPITEGEVQETGDFELDGVTFPAAEVQLEFLDPAADEGEGGGAMFPTGNLVDELEVPGIGTFKATLINAGIPTIFLNAADIGYAGTELQDAINGDAQALARFEAIRAHGAVRMGLIEHADQAAGRQHTPKVAFVAPPSTYTASSGKAVEAADIDLLVRALSMGKLHHAMMGTAAVAIGTAAAIPGTLVNLAAGGGERSAVRFGHPSGTLRVGAQASQVEGEWAVTKAIMSRSARVLMEGWVRVPGDSF
- the prpD gene encoding 2-methylcitrate dehydratase: MSANVDLNERPDYDGVLQTLADYVLSYRVESSEALDTARNCLMDTLGCGLLALRFPECTKHLGPLVEGTVVPNGARVPGTSYRLDPVKAAWDIGCTVRWLDYNDTWLAAEWAHPSDNLGGILAVADHLSQKQVARGESPLLMREVLEAMVMAHEIQGVLALENAFNRVGLDHVLLVKVASTAVCAKLMGANREQLLSALSHAFVDGQALRTYRHAPNAGSRKSWAAGDASSRGVRLADIALRGEMGVPGVLTAPQWGFYDVSFSHTNKDLALKPSAQQALRVPQALASYVMENVLFKVSFPAEFHAQTACEAAVSLHPQVRNRLHEVDRIVITTQESAIRIITKVGPLANAADRDHCLQYMVAVPLIFGHLVAEHYEDAFHAAHPSIDRLREKMEVVEDPRFSREYLEPDKRSIANGLQVFFKDGSSTEQVVVEYPVGHRRRRGEGIPLLEAKFRDNLATRFSRQRCLEIFALCGDQQRLEGTAVHRFVDLFVI